One genomic window of Gossypium hirsutum isolate 1008001.06 chromosome D11, Gossypium_hirsutum_v2.1, whole genome shotgun sequence includes the following:
- the LOC121223483 gene encoding uncharacterized protein, with translation MICWNPPPMGWVKLNVVSGFSIARQKAVSGSIIKNEEGNILGSGFRVHHLVGTVALAEAIALLHGVQFASEMGSRYVIAESDSRLVINNINSKEDDYSETRPLTWDVKASTRNFSECRFQFVAREGSSVAHAMAEEGLPIRLFLG, from the coding sequence ATGATCTGCTGGAATCCCCCTCCAATGGGTTGGGTAAAGTTAAATGTGGTGTCCGGTTTCTCGATTGCAAGACAGAAAGCGGTATCGGGTTCCATTATCAAAAACGAAGAGGGTAATATTTTGGGTTCAGGGTTTCGAGTTCATCACCTTGTAGGGACAGTAGCTTTGGCTGAAGCTATCGCACTGTTGCATGGTGTTCAGTTTGCGTCAGAGATGGGCTCACGATACGTTATTGCTGAAAGTGACTCCAGATTGGTCATTAACAACATCAACTCAAAAGAGGACGACTACTCAGAAACTCGGCCGCTTACCTGGGATGTGAAAGCTTCGACTAGGAACTTCTCGGAGTGTCGTTTCCAGTTTGTCGCGCGCGAGGGAAGCTCTGTCGCTCATGCAATGGCGGAGGAGGGTTTGCCTATAAGACTGTTTTTGGGTTGA